A region from the Desulfurellaceae bacterium genome encodes:
- the rpsC gene encoding 30S ribosomal protein S3, which yields MGQKVHPKGFRLGVLESWESRWFAEKEYADLLHEDLRLRSFIKKRLYHAGLSKIEIERAANKAKINIYTSRPGIVIGKKGAEIDKLKSELSGLTEREVYLNIHEVRRPDIDGQLVAENVALQLERRVAFRRAMKESVARAIRMGAQGVKVRCSGRLAGAEIARTEWYREGRVPLHTLRADISYGTAEAKTTYGIIGVKVWIFRGEVLTREEEQQRNAIGA from the coding sequence ATGGGCCAGAAAGTTCATCCCAAAGGATTTCGTCTCGGCGTGCTGGAAAGCTGGGAATCACGCTGGTTTGCTGAGAAAGAATACGCTGACCTGTTGCACGAAGACCTGCGCCTGCGGTCCTTCATCAAGAAGCGGCTGTACCACGCCGGACTGTCCAAGATCGAGATCGAACGGGCGGCCAACAAAGCCAAAATTAATATCTACACCTCCCGGCCGGGCATCGTGATCGGCAAAAAAGGGGCCGAGATTGACAAGCTCAAATCGGAGTTGTCGGGTTTGACCGAGCGCGAGGTCTACCTCAACATCCACGAGGTGCGTCGGCCCGACATCGACGGTCAGCTGGTGGCTGAAAACGTAGCGCTTCAGCTCGAGCGTCGGGTGGCCTTTCGGCGGGCGATGAAAGAGAGCGTGGCGCGGGCGATCCGGATGGGCGCCCAGGGCGTCAAGGTCCGCTGCTCGGGCCGTCTGGCCGGGGCGGAAATTGCCCGGACCGAGTGGTATCGGGAGGGCCGCGTTCCCCTCCATACCCTGCGCGCCGATATCAGCTACGGCACGGCAGAAGCAAAGACGACCTACGGGATCATTGGGGTTAAGGTGTGGATTTTTCGCGGCGAGGTCCTCACCCGCGAAGAGGAACAGCAGCGGAACGCCATTGGTGCCTGA
- the rplV gene encoding 50S ribosomal protein L22, translating to MEVKAIARQVRMSPRKARLVADLIRGKRVEEALLVLRFTPKKAASILAKTLRSAIANATDTQNVDPDDLYVKRVHIDGGAMLKRFRPRAHGRATPIRKRTSHFTVVVDEGK from the coding sequence ATGGAAGTAAAAGCCATCGCGCGCCAGGTACGGATGTCCCCACGCAAGGCCCGTCTTGTGGCCGACCTGATTCGTGGTAAGCGGGTCGAAGAGGCGTTGCTGGTGCTGCGTTTCACCCCCAAGAAAGCGGCCAGCATTCTGGCCAAGACGCTGCGTTCCGCCATCGCCAACGCCACCGATACCCAAAACGTCGATCCTGACGATCTGTACGTCAAGCGCGTCCATATTGACGGCGGTGCTATGCTGAAACGTTTCAGACCACGGGCTCACGGCCGGGCTACCCCGATTCGGAAACGCACCAGCCACTTCACGGTTGTTGTTGACGAAGGAAAGTAG